One window of the Actinomycetes bacterium genome contains the following:
- a CDS encoding MBL fold metallo-hydrolase encodes MASSPAVQLAPGVWRIATAPADLVSSFAFVEDDGRVTLVDAGTKRAPKRLVAGLEHMGVAPSDVTRIVVTHAHGDHVGGLVAMRGRTGATVAVHERDAAYVREGKGPVLDRSTVGGRLLRRGHGTQPTPVDEELVDGQVLDVAGGLRVLHTPGHTQGHVSLLHEPSGTLVTGDAIWNMRGRMTWSVPMMCTDHKLAKETAQVLGELDYGIAAFTHGPEIRDGAREAVRGFLRRKAGTRA; translated from the coding sequence GTGGCCAGTAGCCCTGCCGTGCAGCTCGCGCCAGGCGTCTGGCGCATCGCCACGGCGCCGGCCGACCTGGTCAGCTCCTTCGCGTTCGTCGAGGACGACGGCCGGGTGACGCTCGTCGACGCCGGCACCAAGCGGGCGCCGAAACGGCTGGTCGCCGGGCTCGAGCACATGGGCGTCGCCCCCTCCGACGTGACCCGAATCGTCGTGACCCATGCCCACGGCGACCACGTCGGCGGCCTGGTGGCCATGCGCGGCCGGACCGGCGCCACGGTGGCGGTGCACGAGCGCGACGCGGCGTACGTCCGCGAGGGCAAGGGCCCGGTCCTCGACCGGTCGACCGTCGGCGGCCGGCTGCTCCGCCGCGGTCACGGGACCCAGCCGACGCCGGTGGACGAGGAGCTGGTCGACGGGCAGGTGCTCGACGTGGCCGGCGGGCTGCGGGTGCTGCACACGCCCGGGCACACCCAGGGCCACGTCTCCCTGCTGCACGAGCCGAGCGGCACGCTGGTCACCGGCGACGCGATCTGGAACATGCGCGGCCGGATGACCTGGTCGGTGCCGATGATGTGCACAGACCACAAGCTGGCCAAGGAGACGGCGCAGGTGCTGGGCGAGCTCGACTACGGGATCGCCGCGTTCACCCACGGACCGGAGATCCGCGACGGCGCCCGGGAGGCGGTGCGCGGCTTCCTCCGCCGCAAGGCCGGGACGCGAGCGTGA
- a CDS encoding cystathionine beta-synthase, which yields MQYYESVVDLIGNTPLVRLGSVARDVPATVLAKVEYFNPGGSVKDRIAVRMVEAAERSGALRPGGTIVEPTSGNTGVGLALVAQRRGYHCVFVLPDKVSQDKINVLTAYGARVEVCPTAVAPEDPRSYYSVSDRLVREIEGAWKPDQYSNPENPRSHYETTGPEVWTQTDGLITHFVAGVGTGGTISGAGRYLKEVSEGRVRVVGADPEGSVYSGGTGRPYLVEGVGEDFWPGAYDRGVADEIVAVSDRDSFVMTRRLAREEGLLVGGSCGMAAVAALRVAGRLTPDDVVVVLLPDGGRGYLGKIFSDDWMADYGFVEDSELAGGVTVGDVMRRKGEEVPDLVHVHPYETVREAIDILREYAVSQMPVVKAEPPVTAGEVVGSVVEKELLDALFNGRAHLADPVERHMSPSLPIVGAGEPVTAATAALEKSDALLVHEDGKPAGVLTRQDLLGFLAAG from the coding sequence ATGCAGTACTACGAGTCGGTCGTCGACCTCATCGGCAACACCCCGCTGGTGAGGCTGGGGTCGGTGGCGCGCGACGTGCCCGCGACCGTGCTGGCCAAGGTGGAGTACTTCAACCCGGGCGGGTCGGTGAAGGACCGGATCGCCGTCCGGATGGTCGAGGCCGCGGAGAGGTCCGGCGCGCTCCGGCCCGGCGGCACCATCGTCGAGCCCACCTCGGGCAACACCGGCGTCGGGCTCGCCCTGGTCGCTCAGCGCCGCGGCTACCACTGCGTGTTCGTGCTGCCGGACAAGGTGTCCCAGGACAAGATCAACGTGCTGACCGCCTACGGCGCCCGGGTCGAGGTGTGCCCGACCGCGGTCGCCCCGGAGGACCCCCGCTCCTACTACTCGGTGAGCGACCGGCTGGTCCGTGAGATCGAGGGGGCCTGGAAGCCGGACCAGTACAGCAACCCCGAGAACCCGCGGTCCCACTACGAGACCACCGGCCCCGAGGTCTGGACCCAGACCGACGGCCTGATCACGCACTTCGTCGCCGGCGTCGGCACGGGCGGGACGATCAGCGGCGCCGGGCGCTACCTCAAGGAGGTCAGCGAGGGCCGGGTCCGGGTCGTCGGCGCCGATCCCGAGGGCTCCGTCTACTCGGGCGGGACCGGTCGGCCGTACCTCGTCGAGGGTGTCGGCGAGGACTTCTGGCCCGGCGCCTACGACCGCGGCGTCGCCGACGAGATCGTCGCCGTCTCCGACCGCGACTCCTTCGTCATGACCCGCCGCCTGGCCCGTGAGGAGGGGCTGCTGGTCGGTGGCTCCTGCGGCATGGCGGCGGTGGCCGCGCTCCGGGTCGCCGGGCGGTTGACGCCGGACGACGTCGTGGTGGTGCTGCTGCCCGACGGCGGGCGCGGCTACCTCGGCAAGATCTTCAGCGACGACTGGATGGCCGACTACGGCTTCGTCGAGGACAGCGAGCTCGCCGGGGGCGTCACGGTCGGCGACGTCATGCGGCGCAAGGGCGAGGAGGTGCCGGACCTCGTGCACGTGCACCCCTACGAGACGGTGCGCGAGGCGATCGACATCCTGCGTGAGTACGCCGTCTCGCAGATGCCCGTGGTCAAGGCCGAGCCGCCGGTCACCGCGGGCGAGGTGGTCGGCTCGGTCGTCGAGAAGGAGCTGCTGGACGCGCTGTTCAACGGTCGCGCGCACCTCGCGGACCCGGTCGAGCGGCACATGTCGCCGTCGTTGCCGATCGTCGGAGCGGGCGAGCCGGTGACCGCGGCCACGGCTGCGCTCGAGAAGTCGGACGCCCTGCTGGTGCACGAGGACGGCAAGCCGGCCGGCGTGCTCACCCGCCAGGACCTCCTCGGCTTCCTCGCGGCCGGGTGA